The Thalassophryne amazonica chromosome 13, fThaAma1.1, whole genome shotgun sequence genome window below encodes:
- the LOC117523556 gene encoding vinculin: MLETVKIPSDKAVTMWQKNKMAHVDDVGMNMLSMDKLGSGLEKDDGVRSRIYKDTTSLTYTSLFLKQESDSWDPKDNKIVQETRSMADKIYYMTQYLKKKGPLLNKESFVNTAKEVLSHCQSVTQFIRVIADHCLDKPCAAELSRIVEQILMITNQLNIISSVKAVTPGCKSSDEILVKNAQNLLQTVLHGVHAAETACITGLKQPEPDSDGAEATSLCFQWKRNLQIHRAQQTSNQETDELGLRKTSSHPVAPSLAPPFNM; this comes from the exons ATGCTAGAAACTGTGAAGATTCCTTCTGACAAGGCAGTGACAATGTGGCAGAAAAACAAAATGGCACATGTAGATGATGTAGGCATGAACATGCTGTCTATGGACAAGCTCGGATCCGGTCTGGAAAAAGAT GATGGTGTCAGATCTAGAATATACAAAGACACAACTTCACTCACTTATACCTCGCTTTTCCTAAAACAAGAAAGTGACAGCTGGGATCCCAAGGATAACAAAATTGTCCAGGAGACCAGGAGCATGGCTGACAAGATTTACTACATGACTCAGTATTTGAAGAAGAAAGGTCCATTACTG AATAAAGAATCATTCGTTAACACAGCCAAAGAGGTGCTCTCACACTGCCAGTCTGTAACTCAGTTTATCCGAGTTATTGCCGACCACTGTCTGGACAAGCCGTGTGCGGCTGAACTGTCTCGTATAGTTGAGCAGATTCTCATGATCACCAACCAGCTCAACATCATCTCCAG TGTCAAAGCTGTAACACCTGGATGCAAATCATCTGATGAGATCCTCGTGAAAAATGCCCAAAATCTACTCCAGACGGTCCTACATGGGGTTCATGCTGCAGAGACAGCATGCATTACA GGTTTGAAGCAGCCGGAGCCGGACTCAGATGGTGCTGAGGCAACATCTTTATGTTTCCAGTGGAAGAGGAACCTTCAGATCCACAGAGCCCAGCAGACATCTAACCAAGAAACAGATGAACTGGGCTTGAGGAAGACCTCATCTCACCCTGTAGCGCCCAGTCTCGCCCCACCATTCAATATGTAA